A genomic region of Microbacterium schleiferi contains the following coding sequences:
- a CDS encoding IS3 family transposase (programmed frameshift): MTVADVGTDDGAMAPRADRPKRRTFTAEFKAAILAEYDAADRSGRGEILRREGLYTSHIIEWRKAAAAGSLSGLGSKPRDRRERELQALRARAEKAEAELAKTRAALDLMGKGTRALGDALRERGQAAAVAAVINPAVDGLAEHVGTAAACALLGRSRASHYRAKNPPPPRPRTPRPAPANKLSAAERAHVLAVLTSQRFADKSVAQVWATLLDEGTYLCSMSTMHRILREHDMAGERRRQASHPPRTRPELVATAPGQVWSWDITKLKGPERGVYYDLYVVLDIFSRFVVGWTIAAREDAEIAKNLLEHAMGIHGVPEAIHADRGTSMTSKPVAQLLVDLGVARSHSRPHVSNDNPYSEAAFKTLKYAPVFPERFGSLADAGAFAEQFFAYYNHEHRHCGIGLHTPASVHFGTAGQVRAQRQATLDAAYAARPERFGHRRPQAPKLPEAAWINQPSQEALIQTA, translated from the exons ATGACGGTTGCTGACGTCGGCACCGATGATGGGGCTATGGCTCCTCGTGCTGACCGGCCCAAGAGGCGGACGTTCACCGCCGAGTTCAAAGCGGCGATCCTGGCCGAGTACGACGCCGCGGACCGCTCTGGGCGTGGGGAGATCCTGCGCCGGGAGGGCCTGTACACCTCCCACATCATCGAGTGGCGCAAGGCCGCGGCCGCCGGCTCGCTGTCCGGGCTGGGCAGCAAGCCGCGGGACCGGCGCGAGCGGGAGCTGCAGGCGCTACGGGCCCGGGCGGAGAAGGCCGAGGCCGAGCTGGCCAAGACCAGGGCGGCGCTGGACCTGATGGGAAAAG GCACACGCGCTCTTGGAGACGCTCTCCGAGAGCGCGGACAAGCCGCCGCGGTCGCCGCGGTGATCAACCCGGCCGTCGACGGGCTGGCCGAGCACGTCGGCACCGCGGCTGCGTGCGCGCTGCTGGGTCGCTCCCGCGCCAGTCACTACCGGGCCAAGAACCCGCCACCGCCACGTCCACGGACACCGCGGCCGGCACCGGCGAACAAGCTGTCCGCCGCCGAGCGGGCCCACGTGCTGGCCGTGTTGACCAGCCAGCGGTTCGCGGACAAGTCGGTCGCCCAGGTCTGGGCCACGCTGCTGGACGAGGGCACCTACCTGTGCTCGATGTCCACGATGCACCGGATCCTGCGCGAGCACGACATGGCCGGGGAACGGCGCCGGCAGGCGAGCCACCCGCCCCGGACCCGGCCCGAGCTCGTCGCGACGGCGCCGGGGCAGGTGTGGAGTTGGGACATCACAAAGCTCAAGGGGCCGGAGCGGGGCGTGTACTACGACCTGTACGTCGTGCTCGACATCTTCTCCAGGTTCGTCGTGGGCTGGACCATCGCGGCCCGCGAGGACGCCGAGATCGCCAAGAACCTGCTCGAGCACGCCATGGGCATCCATGGCGTGCCGGAGGCGATCCACGCCGACCGCGGGACCTCGATGACCTCCAAACCGGTCGCTCAGCTGCTCGTCGACCTCGGGGTGGCCAGGTCGCACTCCCGCCCGCACGTGTCGAACGACAACCCTTACAGCGAGGCGGCGTTCAAGACGCTGAAGTACGCCCCGGTCTTCCCCGAGCGCTTCGGGTCCCTGGCCGACGCCGGCGCGTTCGCCGAGCAGTTCTTCGCCTACTACAACCACGAGCACCGCCACTGCGGGATCGGGCTGCACACCCCCGCCAGCGTCCACTTCGGCACCGCCGGGCAGGTCCGCGCCCAGCGCCAGGCCACCCTGGACGCGGCCTACGCCGCCCGTCCCGAGCGCTTCGGCCACCGCCGACCCCAGGCGCCCAAGCTGCCCGAGGCCGCCTGGATCAACCAGCCCTCACAGGAGGCCCTCATACAGACCGCCTGA
- a CDS encoding sugar transferase, translating into MSDLVTLIWVVYGTQIFWFGTGNAALSLALDGRFSAISYWFASAIIVLVWWWVLSLSDSRSYRVIGTGSTEYIRVIDSSIRLFGVIAIVAFLFQIDIARGYLLISLPLGICMLVLVRWLWRHWLFAKRYNGQYMSRVLLVGSEPSVAQIASELQRNPRAGYRVVGACVPSGRVADTIPGTGVPVMGNVDGVERAVAATRADTVAVTSADELPPDKVKQISWSLEAGKQHLVLAPSLVDIAGPRIHIRPVSGLPLIHVETPRFSLGQRLLKRSFDLVAATGIAILISPILLIVAIAVSWTSVGPILYKSERIGMKGEPFRMLKFRSMRVGADKELKALLEAQGTSEKPLFKVKDDPRITPVGRFIRKYSLDELPQIFNVIGGSMSLVGPRPQIAAEVALYSEAAKRRLLTRPGITGLWQVSGRSALDWDAAVRLDLYYVENWTLAGDIAILFKTARAVIAPGETAH; encoded by the coding sequence GTGAGCGATCTGGTGACCCTCATCTGGGTAGTCTACGGAACCCAGATCTTCTGGTTCGGAACCGGCAACGCCGCACTGTCCCTCGCGCTTGACGGGCGCTTCAGTGCCATCTCGTACTGGTTCGCCTCAGCGATCATTGTGTTGGTGTGGTGGTGGGTGCTGTCGCTCTCAGACTCTCGCAGCTACCGGGTAATCGGCACCGGGTCGACGGAGTACATCCGAGTAATCGACTCCAGCATCCGCCTGTTCGGTGTCATCGCGATCGTGGCATTCCTGTTCCAGATCGATATCGCCCGAGGATATCTCCTCATCAGCTTGCCCCTCGGCATTTGCATGCTCGTGCTTGTCCGCTGGCTGTGGCGACACTGGCTCTTCGCAAAGCGATATAACGGCCAGTACATGTCCCGCGTCCTCCTCGTCGGCTCCGAACCCTCTGTCGCACAGATTGCTTCGGAGCTGCAGCGAAACCCGCGGGCCGGCTACCGCGTTGTGGGGGCTTGCGTTCCTTCTGGCCGCGTCGCTGACACGATTCCGGGCACCGGCGTGCCAGTCATGGGCAATGTCGACGGGGTGGAACGAGCAGTTGCAGCGACCCGTGCCGACACCGTCGCCGTGACGAGCGCCGACGAACTGCCGCCCGACAAGGTCAAGCAGATTTCGTGGAGCCTGGAGGCCGGGAAGCAGCATCTCGTGCTCGCTCCGAGCCTCGTTGACATCGCAGGCCCGAGAATCCACATCCGCCCCGTGTCAGGCCTTCCCCTGATCCACGTCGAAACGCCACGCTTCAGCCTCGGTCAGCGACTTCTCAAGCGCTCTTTCGATCTCGTCGCCGCCACCGGCATCGCGATTCTCATTTCGCCGATACTGCTGATCGTCGCGATAGCGGTCAGTTGGACAAGCGTGGGCCCTATCCTCTACAAGTCCGAGCGAATCGGGATGAAGGGCGAACCCTTCCGGATGCTCAAGTTCCGTTCGATGCGCGTCGGCGCCGACAAAGAGTTGAAGGCACTCCTGGAGGCTCAAGGAACGAGCGAGAAGCCGCTCTTCAAGGTGAAGGACGACCCTCGCATCACACCCGTGGGCCGGTTCATTCGCAAGTACTCGCTCGATGAACTGCCTCAGATCTTTAATGTGATCGGTGGCTCCATGAGTCTCGTCGGCCCACGACCGCAGATCGCCGCAGAGGTCGCGCTGTACTCGGAGGCCGCGAAGCGGAGACTACTCACGCGGCCAGGCATCACCGGCCTGTGGCAGGTGAGCGGCCGATCGGCGCTCGACTGGGATGCGGCAGTGAGGCTCGACCTCTACTACGTAGAGAACTGGACCCTCGCGGGCGACATTGCGATCCTGTTCAAGACCGCCCGCGCAGTCATCGCACCTGGCGAAACCGCCCACTGA
- a CDS encoding UDP-glucose dehydrogenase family protein, whose translation MRLSVIGCGYLGAVHAAAMASIGHEVVGIDVDQRKIDALSKGEAPFFEPGLPEILAEGVASGRLRFTTDMAEAKGAKVHFIGVGTPQQRDGYGADLTYVNAAVDALVPYLSAGDIVAGKSTVPVGTAAELTPRVEAAGATLVWNPEFLREGWAVQDTIDPDRLVVGVPSTDEGAAAVDILKEVYAPPVAKGTPFIVTDLATAELVKVSANAFLATKISFINAMAEIAEVVGADVTQLADAIGHDDRIGRKFLGAGIGFGGGCLPKDIRAFSARAEELGRGESIAFLRQIDEINMRRRDRAVQLVVDGLGGSVFKKNVTVLGAAFKPHSDDIRDSPALDVAVRLHGLGAWVTVTDPEAIANAQAKHPQLNYVADRDEALRSSDAVVVVTEWDEYRRQMPPEHVSTLTEGRVIIDGRNCLDAAAWRAAGWTYYGMGRP comes from the coding sequence ATGCGCCTTTCTGTCATCGGATGCGGATACCTCGGAGCCGTCCACGCGGCGGCCATGGCATCCATCGGTCACGAGGTCGTCGGCATCGACGTCGACCAGCGCAAGATCGACGCGCTGTCGAAGGGCGAGGCGCCGTTCTTCGAGCCAGGACTCCCTGAGATCCTTGCCGAGGGCGTGGCATCCGGTCGCCTGCGCTTCACGACCGACATGGCCGAAGCCAAGGGCGCAAAAGTTCACTTCATCGGTGTCGGAACCCCACAGCAGCGCGACGGCTATGGCGCAGACCTCACCTACGTGAACGCCGCTGTCGACGCACTCGTGCCCTATCTCTCCGCGGGCGACATCGTCGCGGGCAAGTCGACGGTTCCCGTCGGCACCGCAGCCGAGCTGACGCCACGCGTCGAGGCTGCGGGCGCCACGCTCGTGTGGAACCCCGAGTTCCTCCGCGAGGGATGGGCCGTGCAAGACACGATCGACCCCGACCGGCTCGTCGTCGGCGTACCTTCGACGGATGAGGGAGCCGCCGCGGTCGACATCCTGAAAGAGGTCTACGCGCCGCCGGTTGCCAAGGGCACGCCGTTCATCGTCACCGACCTCGCCACCGCCGAGCTCGTGAAGGTCTCGGCCAACGCGTTCCTCGCGACCAAGATCTCGTTCATCAATGCGATGGCCGAGATCGCCGAGGTCGTCGGCGCCGACGTCACCCAGCTCGCCGACGCGATCGGTCATGACGACCGGATCGGGCGCAAGTTCCTCGGCGCCGGTATCGGTTTCGGTGGCGGATGCCTGCCCAAAGACATCCGTGCCTTCTCGGCCCGCGCCGAAGAGCTCGGCCGCGGCGAATCGATCGCGTTCCTGCGCCAGATCGACGAGATCAACATGCGGCGCCGTGACCGGGCCGTGCAGCTCGTGGTCGACGGCCTCGGCGGATCCGTGTTCAAGAAGAACGTCACGGTGCTCGGTGCGGCGTTCAAGCCGCACAGCGACGACATCCGCGACTCCCCCGCCCTCGATGTCGCCGTGCGCCTACATGGACTGGGCGCGTGGGTGACGGTCACCGACCCCGAAGCGATCGCGAACGCTCAAGCGAAGCATCCGCAGCTGAACTACGTGGCCGACCGCGACGAAGCCCTGCGGTCGTCCGACGCGGTGGTTGTCGTGACCGAGTGGGACGAGTACCGCCGGCAGATGCCCCCAGAGCATGTCTCGACCCTCACCGAGGGGCGGGTCATCATCGACGGACGCAACTGCCTGGATGCCGCCGCCTGGCGCGCCGCCGGCTGGACCTATTACGGCATGGGCCGCCCGTAG